A single window of Providencia alcalifaciens DNA harbors:
- the guaB gene encoding IMP dehydrogenase produces MLRIKKEALTFDDVLLVPAHSTVLPNTADLSTQLTAKIRLNIPMLSAAMDTVTESFLAIALAQEGGIGFIHKNMSIERQAEEVRRVKKHESGVVTDPVTVTPETTIREVQEMAERNGFAGYPVVSKDNSLVGIITGRDVRFVTDLDQPVTAVMTPKERLVTVKEGEAREVVLQKMHEHRVEKALVIDDNFHLLGMITVKDFQKAERKPNACKDEQGRLRVGAAVGAGPGNEERVDALVAAGVDVLLIDSSHGHSEGVLQRIRETRQKYPDLQIIGGNVATAEGAKALADAGVSAVKVGIGPGSICTTRIVTGVGVPQITAIAEAAGALEGTGIPVIADGGIRFSGDISKAIAAGAACVMVGSMFAGTEESPGETILFQGRTYKAYRGMGSLGAMSKGSSDRYFQSDNAADKLVPEGIEGRVAYKGRLKEIIHQQMGGLRSCMGLTGCGTIDMLRTKAEFVRISGAGIQESHVHDVTITKESPNYRLGQ; encoded by the coding sequence ATGTTACGCATTAAAAAAGAAGCACTAACTTTCGACGATGTTTTACTCGTTCCTGCACACTCAACTGTACTGCCAAACACGGCAGATCTGTCCACTCAACTGACCGCAAAAATCCGCCTGAACATTCCTATGCTCTCTGCAGCGATGGATACTGTCACCGAATCTTTTTTAGCTATCGCACTGGCTCAAGAAGGTGGTATTGGATTTATCCATAAAAACATGTCCATTGAGCGTCAAGCTGAAGAAGTCCGTCGTGTGAAAAAACATGAAAGCGGTGTGGTGACTGATCCTGTCACTGTTACCCCTGAAACTACAATTCGTGAAGTGCAAGAAATGGCTGAACGCAATGGTTTCGCGGGTTATCCTGTGGTTTCTAAAGATAATTCTTTAGTGGGTATCATTACAGGTCGTGACGTACGTTTCGTGACGGATTTAGACCAGCCAGTAACTGCGGTGATGACGCCAAAAGAGCGTTTAGTGACCGTGAAAGAAGGCGAAGCTCGCGAAGTTGTATTACAAAAAATGCATGAGCATCGTGTTGAGAAAGCCTTAGTTATTGATGATAACTTCCATCTGTTAGGCATGATCACCGTTAAAGATTTCCAAAAAGCAGAACGTAAACCAAACGCATGTAAAGACGAGCAAGGCCGTCTGCGTGTGGGCGCAGCGGTAGGCGCTGGCCCAGGAAATGAAGAGCGTGTCGATGCACTGGTTGCTGCGGGCGTTGACGTTCTGTTAATCGACTCTTCACACGGTCATTCTGAAGGGGTTTTACAACGTATTCGTGAAACTCGTCAAAAATACCCTGATTTACAAATCATCGGTGGTAACGTCGCAACAGCTGAAGGCGCGAAAGCGTTGGCAGATGCAGGTGTTAGCGCAGTGAAAGTGGGTATCGGCCCTGGTTCAATTTGTACGACTCGTATCGTGACTGGCGTGGGTGTACCCCAAATCACAGCAATCGCTGAAGCGGCTGGCGCATTAGAAGGCACTGGCATTCCTGTTATTGCAGATGGCGGTATTCGTTTCTCTGGTGATATTTCTAAAGCTATCGCGGCTGGCGCTGCGTGTGTGATGGTTGGTTCCATGTTTGCAGGTACCGAAGAATCTCCGGGTGAAACTATCCTGTTCCAAGGTCGTACCTATAAAGCGTACCGCGGCATGGGTTCTCTGGGTGCAATGTCTAAAGGTTCTTCAGACCGTTATTTCCAATCTGATAACGCCGCAGACAAACTGGTGCCTGAAGGTATCGAAGGTCGCGTGGCTTATAAAGGTCGCTTAAAAGAGATCATTCACCAACAAATGGGTGGCTTACGCTCATGTATGGGTCTGACAGGCTGCGGTACTATCGATATGCTGCGAACCAAAGCTGAATTTGTGCGCATCAGTGGTGCGGGTATTCAAGAAAGCCACGTTCATGATGTGACTATCACTAAAGAGTCTCCTAACTATCGCTTAGGGCAGTAA
- the xseA gene encoding exodeoxyribonuclease VII large subunit, with the protein MSTQQNSAIYSVSKLNQTVRELLDTQMGRIWLTAEISNFSQPSSGHWYLTLKDDRAQVRAAMFRGQNTRVTFRPQNGQQVLVRATVTLYEPRGDYQLIIESMQPTGEGLLQQRFEQLKQALNTQGLFDVIHKQALPSPAKCVGVITSATGAALHDILNILHRRDPSLPVIIYPTAVQGELAPAQIARAIELANLRNECDVLIVGRGGGSLEDLWAFNEEIVARAIFASRLPIISAVGHETDVTIADYVADVRAPTPSAAAELVSRNQTEMLRQLKSGQQHLEMAMDYYLAAQQQRFARLQHRLQQQHPQLRLARQQNQLSALRQKLTNAINRQLQSATFTFDKNQRRLMQNDLRPQLQRQQRQLQQTQYHLQNMLTQLVNNYRQRFAVACSKMEAVSPLATLARGFSISETAEGAVLKKTSQVKLGQQLKTRLNDGWVESQVTSIQKVRAKKSSK; encoded by the coding sequence ATGTCGACTCAACAAAATAGCGCAATTTACTCAGTCAGCAAGCTCAACCAAACGGTAAGAGAACTTCTTGATACCCAAATGGGACGAATTTGGTTAACTGCCGAAATTTCCAATTTTTCGCAACCAAGTTCGGGACATTGGTACCTGACACTCAAAGATGACCGTGCCCAAGTTCGCGCGGCAATGTTTCGCGGGCAAAATACTCGCGTCACCTTTCGTCCCCAGAATGGCCAACAAGTTTTAGTTCGAGCTACAGTCACGCTGTATGAGCCTAGGGGCGATTATCAGCTAATCATTGAGAGTATGCAGCCTACCGGTGAAGGATTGCTACAGCAGCGTTTTGAGCAGCTTAAACAAGCATTGAATACCCAAGGGCTATTTGATGTCATTCATAAACAAGCTTTACCCTCTCCGGCTAAATGTGTTGGTGTAATAACCTCAGCAACAGGCGCAGCTCTGCATGATATTTTAAATATCTTACATCGACGTGACCCGTCACTCCCTGTGATTATTTACCCTACTGCCGTTCAGGGTGAATTAGCCCCTGCACAAATCGCTCGTGCCATTGAACTCGCTAATTTACGCAATGAATGCGACGTGCTCATTGTGGGGCGTGGAGGCGGTTCACTGGAAGATTTATGGGCATTTAACGAAGAGATCGTGGCTCGCGCTATTTTTGCTAGCCGATTACCAATCATTAGCGCCGTTGGGCATGAAACAGACGTAACCATCGCCGATTATGTTGCCGACGTACGCGCACCTACGCCATCCGCAGCAGCAGAACTGGTCAGTCGCAATCAAACTGAGATGCTGCGCCAATTGAAATCAGGACAACAGCATCTAGAGATGGCGATGGATTATTATTTGGCGGCGCAGCAGCAACGTTTTGCACGTCTGCAGCATCGTTTACAGCAGCAACACCCGCAATTACGCCTTGCTCGGCAACAAAATCAGCTTTCAGCCTTACGCCAAAAACTGACCAATGCGATCAACCGCCAGCTACAATCGGCCACCTTTACATTCGATAAAAACCAACGCCGTTTGATGCAAAATGACCTGCGTCCTCAATTGCAACGCCAACAGCGTCAATTGCAGCAAACTCAGTATCATTTACAAAATATGCTGACCCAGTTGGTGAATAACTATCGCCAGCGTTTTGCCGTGGCCTGCTCGAAAATGGAGGCGGTCAGCCCTCTTGCGACCCTCGCCCGAGGTTTCAGTATCAGTGAGACCGCTGAAGGTGCTGTATTGAAAAAGACCAGCCAAGTGAAATTAGGTCAACAGCTCAAAACTCGCTTAAATGATGGTTGGGTTGAAAGCCAAGTTACCAGCATTCAGAAGGTTCGAGCGAAAAAATCATCCAAATAG
- the aes gene encoding acetyl esterase gives MKTTNKINVLDLISPEMQKVIQYYAQQTPAEPTDGSYEAMRLAYNEDRRYWNANAPELFRVENMTVKTAKGDVVTRIYHPIEHTPATLFYLHGGGFILGNLDTHDRIMRLLALYSGCTVIGIDYSLSPDARYPQAIEEAVGVCQFYFQHAEKYALNMHHIGFAGDSAGAMLSLAIVLWLRDKQIYCGDISAVLLWYGLYGLQDSGSRRLYGGEWDGLRREELQEYDNAYLGEQGSREEPYYCLFNNDLTRDVPPCFIASAEYDPLIDDSVTLFQTFQSHKIPCEYKVYLGTLHAFLHYSRIMPTADNAIRDGAEYFKKRLFG, from the coding sequence ATGAAAACCACCAATAAAATCAATGTGCTTGATTTAATTTCGCCAGAGATGCAAAAAGTTATTCAATATTATGCACAACAGACACCAGCTGAGCCAACCGATGGAAGTTATGAAGCGATGCGCCTTGCTTATAATGAAGATCGCCGTTATTGGAACGCCAACGCACCGGAACTCTTTCGTGTTGAAAATATGACGGTTAAAACCGCCAAAGGTGACGTTGTCACTAGAATTTATCATCCTATAGAACATACACCTGCCACACTGTTTTATCTGCACGGTGGAGGCTTTATCCTCGGTAACCTCGATACCCATGACCGAATTATGCGTTTATTAGCGTTGTATTCTGGTTGTACGGTCATCGGCATTGATTACTCGCTTTCCCCTGATGCTCGTTATCCTCAAGCGATTGAAGAAGCTGTTGGGGTATGTCAGTTTTATTTCCAGCACGCTGAAAAATATGCGCTGAATATGCACCATATTGGGTTCGCTGGGGATTCTGCTGGGGCGATGTTGTCCCTTGCTATCGTATTATGGTTACGAGATAAACAAATTTACTGTGGTGATATCAGTGCAGTTTTACTGTGGTATGGATTATATGGTTTACAAGACTCCGGTAGCCGCCGTTTATATGGTGGTGAATGGGATGGGTTAAGACGAGAGGAGCTCCAAGAGTACGACAACGCTTATTTAGGCGAACAAGGAAGCCGTGAAGAGCCGTACTATTGCTTGTTTAATAATGACCTTACGCGAGATGTTCCGCCTTGTTTTATTGCGAGTGCGGAATATGACCCGCTAATTGATGATAGCGTGACATTATTTCAAACGTTTCAATCACATAAAATACCTTGCGAATATAAAGTGTATCTAGGAACGCTGCATGCCTTTTTACATTATTCGCGTATTATGCCAACGGCGGATAACGCCATTCGAGATGGCGCAGAATATTTTAAAAAACGACTATTTGGATGA